A single genomic interval of Pseudoliparis swirei isolate HS2019 ecotype Mariana Trench unplaced genomic scaffold, NWPU_hadal_v1 hadal_119, whole genome shotgun sequence harbors:
- the mrpl44 gene encoding 39S ribosomal protein L44, mitochondrial: MCCLTSSSQQPHWNFHAEVQAFSSRLHEDFCLEELKTAFVNPCYLQAEQQRRRGLGVDSETAALALKDNVDLSRKGASFTSSFLSAWCRASFPTLPAAGVQSVVRHLTGPAVLTKVARNLGVEDLAMSAACPVPDDVLRATFMAVIGALRESGGPERAGAFLRDFLGAQLVGEDLFAMWPVVDPMGLLVEELTRKKLPLPEPRLIRAAGASTVLPLYFVGLYSDRKLLAQGPGETLAAAEEEAARVALRLLYGYTGSHRPLDFSPLQQPSAQSLSSH; encoded by the exons ATGTGTTGTTTGACCTCCAGCTCCCAGCAGCCTCACTGGAACTTCCACGCTGAGGTTCAGGCGTTCAGCAGCCGCCTCCACGAGGACTTCtgcctggaggagctgaagacCGCCTTCGTCAACCCGTGTTACCTGCAGgcggagcaacagaggaggcggggcttgggCGTGGACTCTGAGACCGCCGCTCTGGCTCTGAAAGATAACGTGGATCTGAGTAGAAAGGGGGCGAGCTTCACCAGCAGCTTCCTGAGCGCCTGGTGCCGGGCCAGCTTCCCCACCCTGCCGGCGGCGGGCGTGCAGAGCGTCGTGAGGCACCTCACCGGCCCGGCGGTCCTGACCAAGGTCGCAAGAAATCTGGGCGTTGAAGACCTCGCCATGAGCGCCGCCTGCCCCGTTCCCGACGACGTGCTGCGGGCCACCTTCATGGCCGTGATCGGAGCTCTGCGGGAGAGCGGAGGACCCGAGAGAGCCGGAGCGTTCCTCAGG GACTTCCTGGGCGCCCAGCTGGTCGGGGAGGACCTGTTTGCCATGTGGCCGGTGGTGGACCCCATGGgcctgctggtggaggagctgaCCAGGAAGAAGCTCCCCCTGCCAGAGCCTCGCCTCATCAGGGCGGCCGGAGCCAGCACCGTGCTGCCGCTCTACTTCGTGGGCCTGTACAG CGACAGGAAGCTTCTGGCTCAGGGCCCGGGGGAGACGCTGGCGGCcgccgaggaggaggcggctcgCGTGGCCCTCCGGCTTCTCTACGGCTACACCGGGAGCCACCGGCCCCTGGACTTCTCTCCACTGCAGCAGCCCTCGGctcaatcactcagcagccatTAG